In one Anoxybacillus amylolyticus genomic region, the following are encoded:
- a CDS encoding gamma carbonic anhydrase — translation MIYPYKDKYPKIAQSAFIADYVTITGDVTIGEETSIWFNTVIRGDVAPTIIGSRVNIQDNSVLHQSPNNPLIIEDDVTVGHQVILHSAIIRKNALIGMGAIILDGAEIGEGAFIGAGSLVPPGKKIPPRTLAFGRPAKVVRQLTEEDEREMARIRREYVEKGQYYKSIQHPQ, via the coding sequence ATGATTTACCCATACAAAGACAAATATCCAAAAATCGCACAATCAGCGTTTATTGCTGATTATGTGACGATTACTGGCGATGTAACAATCGGCGAGGAAACAAGCATTTGGTTTAATACTGTCATTCGCGGCGATGTCGCACCGACAATCATCGGCAGTCGTGTCAATATTCAAGATAACTCAGTTTTGCATCAAAGTCCAAACAATCCGCTCATTATCGAAGACGATGTAACGGTTGGTCATCAAGTCATTTTGCACAGTGCTATCATCCGCAAAAACGCATTGATTGGCATGGGCGCCATCATCCTTGATGGCGCAGAAATTGGGGAAGGAGCATTTATCGGCGCAGGAAGCCTAGTTCCACCCGGAAAAAAAATTCCGCCGCGCACACTCGCGTTCGGGCGTCCAGCAAAAGTAGTACGACAGCTAACCGAAGAAGATGAGCGAGAAATGGCACGCATTCGCCGTGAATATGTCGAAAAAGGACAATATTATAAATCGATTCAACATCCCCAATAA
- a CDS encoding DUF5009 domain-containing protein — translation MRTATNRKSTFVIPLTPYFTNSRSYLIILPVIKKAKNISSKGTLLGMLNRFIILSFFDIFTANACHFSLIFFG, via the coding sequence ATGAGAACGGCAACTAATAGGAAAAGTACATTTGTCATACCGCTAACTCCTTATTTTACAAACTCCCGCTCCTATCTTATCATATTGCCGGTGATAAAGAAGGCGAAAAATATTTCATCGAAAGGGACATTATTGGGGATGTTGAATCGATTTATAATATTGTCCTTTTTCGACATATTCACGGCGAATGCGTGCCATTTCTCGCTCATCTTCTTCGGTTAG
- the asnB gene encoding asparagine synthase (glutamine-hydrolyzing) yields MCGFIGCIYDEPKTMDEQWKQTFTEMNDIITHRGPDDDGYFFDDYVHFGFRRLSIIDLEAGHQPLSYENERYWIIFNGEIYNYVELREELLQQGYTFSTHSDTEVIIALYSHAKEKAVEKLRGMFAFVIWDKEEKTILAARDPFGIKPFFYFEQNGRTFFASEKKSILHALGYDTLHYDALQHYLTFQYVPEPFTMSADIRKLEPGHYIQKKIGEPLTIRPYWKATFHPIVQTEEELVKEIRDVLFDSVRVHMRSDVPVGSFLSGGIDSSLIASIAKQFHPNIKTFSVGFEREGFSEIDVAKETAAKLGVENISYVISPREYMDEMPKIMWHMDDPLADPAAVPLYFVAREARKHVTVVLSGEGADELFGGYNIYREPQSLEVFERMPNAAKSALRVIARMLPDGVKGKSFIERGLTPMEERYIGNAKMFSEAEKRELLKSYRDELDYTTITRPLYDQTPDYPPVNRMQYVDIHTWLRGDILLKADKMTMAHSLELRVPFLDKEVFAVAAKIAPEWKTANNTTKYILRKAAEGIVPDHVLHRKKLGFPVPIRHWLKNEMYDWAKTIIKESETDHLFRKDVLYRLLEEHCANKADHSRKIWTVLAFMIWHQVYMEKKYDFSHGKKDKQPVSI; encoded by the coding sequence ATGTGTGGGTTTATTGGATGTATTTATGATGAACCGAAAACAATGGATGAACAATGGAAACAAACGTTTACAGAGATGAATGATATCATTACCCATCGCGGACCGGATGATGACGGGTATTTTTTTGATGATTATGTCCATTTCGGCTTTCGACGCCTTAGCATTATCGATTTAGAAGCGGGGCATCAGCCGCTTTCTTATGAAAACGAGCGATATTGGATTATTTTTAATGGAGAAATTTACAACTACGTCGAATTGCGCGAAGAACTATTGCAACAAGGTTATACATTTTCCACCCATTCGGATACAGAAGTGATTATCGCTCTTTACAGCCATGCGAAAGAAAAAGCGGTCGAAAAGCTGCGAGGCATGTTTGCTTTTGTCATTTGGGATAAAGAAGAAAAGACGATTTTGGCGGCGCGCGACCCGTTTGGTATTAAACCGTTTTTCTATTTTGAACAAAACGGACGTACGTTTTTTGCTTCGGAGAAAAAGAGCATTTTGCATGCGCTAGGGTATGATACACTTCATTACGATGCATTACAGCATTATTTAACGTTCCAATACGTTCCTGAGCCTTTCACGATGTCAGCTGATATTCGGAAGCTAGAGCCAGGTCATTATATCCAAAAGAAAATCGGGGAGCCGTTAACGATTCGGCCATACTGGAAAGCAACGTTTCACCCGATTGTTCAGACGGAAGAGGAACTAGTAAAAGAAATTCGTGATGTGTTGTTTGATTCGGTGAGAGTGCATATGCGAAGTGATGTTCCGGTCGGGTCGTTTTTATCTGGTGGCATCGATTCATCGCTTATTGCATCGATTGCAAAACAATTTCATCCAAATATTAAAACGTTCTCGGTCGGTTTTGAACGGGAAGGGTTTAGTGAAATCGATGTAGCAAAAGAAACGGCGGCAAAGCTAGGAGTAGAAAATATTAGCTACGTCATCTCCCCACGAGAATATATGGACGAAATGCCAAAAATTATGTGGCATATGGATGATCCGCTTGCGGACCCAGCAGCTGTTCCGCTTTATTTTGTTGCACGTGAAGCAAGAAAGCATGTAACGGTTGTCTTGTCTGGAGAAGGGGCAGATGAGTTGTTTGGCGGCTACAATATTTATCGTGAACCGCAGTCATTAGAAGTGTTTGAACGGATGCCGAATGCGGCAAAATCCGCGCTGCGCGTCATTGCTCGCATGCTTCCGGATGGGGTAAAAGGAAAAAGCTTTATCGAGCGCGGGTTAACGCCAATGGAAGAACGGTATATCGGCAATGCGAAAATGTTTAGCGAAGCGGAAAAGCGTGAATTACTTAAGAGCTATCGCGACGAACTAGACTACACAACGATTACGCGCCCGCTTTATGACCAAACCCCGGATTATCCTCCGGTGAATCGAATGCAATATGTGGACATTCATACGTGGCTACGCGGGGATATTTTATTGAAGGCAGACAAAATGACGATGGCACATTCGCTTGAATTGCGCGTGCCGTTTTTAGATAAAGAAGTATTTGCTGTCGCCGCCAAAATCGCACCAGAATGGAAAACAGCAAACAATACGACAAAATATATTTTGCGCAAAGCCGCGGAAGGAATTGTTCCTGATCATGTGCTACATCGCAAAAAACTAGGGTTTCCTGTTCCAATTCGCCATTGGCTAAAAAATGAAATGTATGATTGGGCGAAAACAATCATCAAAGAAAGCGAAACCGACCACTTGTTCCGCAAGGACGTGCTCTACCGCTTACTAGAAGAGCATTGTGCGAATAAAGCCGACCATAGCCGAAAAATTTGGACAGTGCTTGCCTTTATGATTTGGCATCAAGTGTATATGGAAAAAAAATATGATTTTTCACATGGAAAAAAAGACAAGCAACCCGTATCCATTTAA
- a CDS encoding alpha/beta hydrolase: MWKWEATEPKGVVVIVHGAAEHHGRYKWLIEMFRLSGFHVVMGDLPGQGTTTRRKRGHIQSFDEYINEVKDWVEAAKAFHLPIFLLGHSMGGLVVIRTLQENHLPISGVLLSSPCLGLVTYPSKGLDVLSKMLNYVAPAMLFDSGLSVEMATRNEEVREMDKNDSLYVTRVSVRWYRELVNAMKLARRNIDKFPDVPLLLMQGGDDKIVDKAVVKQWFDQLPISEKIYKEWDSLYHEIFNEPEREDVFLYAKTFFETQLMLRRT; encoded by the coding sequence ATGTGGAAATGGGAAGCGACAGAGCCGAAAGGAGTTGTCGTGATCGTTCACGGGGCGGCAGAGCATCATGGCCGATACAAATGGCTCATCGAAATGTTTCGCTTGAGCGGGTTTCATGTCGTCATGGGTGATTTGCCAGGACAAGGGACGACGACGCGAAGAAAGCGGGGGCATATTCAGTCGTTTGATGAGTATATAAACGAAGTGAAGGATTGGGTTGAAGCTGCAAAAGCGTTTCATTTGCCTATTTTTCTTCTTGGCCATAGCATGGGCGGTCTTGTCGTCATTCGGACGTTGCAGGAAAATCACCTTCCAATAAGCGGCGTTCTTTTATCGTCGCCATGTTTAGGACTTGTTACATACCCGTCGAAAGGGCTTGATGTTTTGTCGAAAATGTTGAATTATGTTGCCCCTGCGATGTTGTTTGACTCTGGGCTGTCGGTGGAGATGGCGACACGAAATGAAGAAGTACGCGAAATGGACAAAAACGATTCACTTTATGTCACGAGAGTATCTGTCCGTTGGTATCGCGAGCTAGTAAACGCGATGAAGCTCGCTCGACGCAATATCGACAAATTTCCGGATGTTCCGCTGTTGCTTATGCAGGGAGGCGACGATAAAATTGTGGACAAGGCAGTTGTCAAACAATGGTTTGATCAGTTGCCAATTTCAGAAAAAATATATAAAGAATGGGACTCGCTATATCATGAAATTTTCAATGAGCCGGAGCGTGAGGATGTGTTTTTGTATGCAAAAACATTTTTTGAAACACAGCTAATGCTTCGGAGAACATAG
- a CDS encoding C39 family peptidase → MTNVLFLLVAVLIGVGIIYWLKSLWKAAVVSFCLTILVVPLLLQQQIQTAIKQWKNLSFVKEETELRRVVSSFVEGEIKPFVLLDVPLIQQMPELPRGCEVTSLAMLLQDAGVQVDKTTLAKQIKKDPTPFQRRNGKVYFGNPHNGFVGDMFSLETPGLGVYHEPIEELAKQYLPNRIVNLTGRDFTELQKYLSQGAPVLVITNSTFRELPESAFREWDTPNGTIKITYYEHSVVITGYDQDYIYFNDPLSGQKNKKAPKDDFLAAWVQMGKQAITYQPK, encoded by the coding sequence ATGACAAATGTACTTTTCCTATTAGTTGCCGTTCTCATCGGCGTCGGTATTATTTATTGGCTTAAGTCTCTCTGGAAGGCTGCGGTTGTTTCTTTTTGCTTGACGATTTTAGTCGTCCCGCTGTTGTTGCAACAACAAATTCAAACCGCTATTAAACAGTGGAAGAATTTGAGTTTTGTAAAAGAAGAAACCGAGTTGCGTCGAGTCGTATCTTCCTTTGTCGAGGGAGAAATTAAACCATTCGTCCTGCTTGATGTTCCGCTCATTCAACAAATGCCAGAATTGCCGCGTGGCTGTGAAGTAACAAGCCTTGCGATGCTTCTTCAAGATGCAGGCGTACAAGTCGATAAAACAACGCTTGCCAAACAAATAAAAAAGGATCCGACCCCTTTTCAGCGCCGCAACGGCAAAGTATATTTCGGTAATCCACATAACGGATTTGTCGGCGACATGTTTTCGCTCGAGACCCCTGGGCTTGGTGTATATCATGAGCCGATTGAGGAACTAGCGAAACAATATTTGCCGAATCGAATCGTTAATCTCACTGGTAGAGATTTTACTGAGTTACAAAAATATTTATCACAAGGTGCTCCAGTTCTAGTGATTACAAATAGCACGTTTCGAGAACTTCCGGAATCTGCGTTTCGCGAATGGGACACGCCCAATGGCACAATTAAAATTACGTACTATGAACATTCTGTTGTTATTACTGGCTATGATCAAGACTATATTTATTTCAACGACCCGCTTTCCGGCCAAAAAAATAAAAAAGCACCGAAAGACGACTTTTTAGCCGCTTGGGTGCAAATGGGGAAACAAGCAATTACGTATCAACCGAAATAA
- a CDS encoding tetraprenyl-beta-curcumene synthase family protein, protein MSIPTHPVSLMKNVYRDVFPIVHRELEFWRKKAEKIPDAELRKQALASMNTKAFHCEGGAILALLAEANREECIRFIVAYQTISDYLDNLCDRSTSLDPLDFRALHDSMPDALCIDAVPTNYYRYRSEQNDGGYLHELVYTCQDVLKKVPHYDTIAPLLKELAGYYCDLQVHKHVKQEERIPRLTQWFAQHQNSLPPMEWYEFSACSGSTLGIFCLVAYAFNESFSKEMARRVRDGYFPYIQGLHILLDYFIDQEEDRLGGDLNFCFYYPNDIVLLERLCHFIEEAERRLLELPHGAFHRLIHRGLLGLYLSDEKARAHPNMRRLAKQLLRAGGSISRFFYWNGRMYRAWQKWA, encoded by the coding sequence TTGAGTATTCCGACGCATCCTGTTTCATTAATGAAAAACGTATATCGCGATGTGTTTCCAATCGTACATCGTGAATTGGAGTTTTGGCGAAAAAAAGCGGAGAAAATTCCTGATGCAGAATTGCGTAAACAAGCGCTAGCAAGCATGAATACAAAAGCATTTCATTGTGAAGGCGGCGCGATTTTGGCGTTACTAGCAGAAGCGAACCGAGAAGAATGCATTCGGTTTATTGTCGCTTATCAAACGATTAGCGATTATCTCGATAATTTATGTGACCGGAGCACATCGCTAGACCCGTTAGACTTTCGCGCGCTTCATGATTCGATGCCCGATGCGTTATGTATCGATGCTGTTCCAACGAATTATTATCGGTATCGAAGCGAACAAAATGATGGGGGCTATTTACATGAACTTGTCTATACGTGCCAAGACGTATTGAAAAAAGTCCCCCATTATGACACGATTGCGCCGCTCTTAAAAGAATTGGCGGGATATTATTGCGATTTGCAAGTACATAAACATGTGAAACAAGAAGAGCGCATTCCGCGGTTGACACAATGGTTTGCGCAACATCAAAACAGCCTCCCGCCAATGGAATGGTACGAGTTTTCCGCATGTTCTGGTTCGACGCTCGGTATCTTTTGTTTAGTGGCATATGCGTTCAATGAATCGTTTTCGAAAGAGATGGCGCGCCGCGTTCGTGATGGCTATTTTCCGTACATTCAAGGCTTGCATATTTTACTTGACTATTTTATTGACCAAGAAGAAGACCGGCTTGGCGGTGATTTAAATTTTTGTTTTTATTATCCAAACGATATCGTGTTATTAGAACGGCTATGTCACTTTATAGAGGAAGCAGAAAGGCGTCTTTTGGAATTGCCTCACGGGGCATTTCATCGGTTGATTCACCGCGGCTTATTAGGGCTGTATTTATCGGATGAAAAAGCGCGGGCACATCCTAACATGCGCCGGCTAGCGAAGCAGTTACTCCGCGCCGGCGGCTCCATTTCTCGCTTTTTTTACTGGAACGGCCGCATGTATCGAGCGTGGCAAAAATGGGCGTAA
- a CDS encoding TIGR01212 family radical SAM protein (This family includes YhcC from E. coli K-12, an uncharacterized radical SAM protein.), giving the protein MNPFPYTNDNKRYHTWNYHLRQTFGHKVFKVALDGGFDCPNRDGTVAYGGCTFCSAAGSGDFAGNRADDLVTQFHDIKEKMHAKWRDGKYLAYFQAFTNTHAPVDVLREKYETVLQLDDVVGLSIATRPDCLPDDVVDYLAELNERTYLWVELGLQTVHERTALLINRAHDFACYVEGVQKLRKHGIRVCSHIINGLPLEDYDMMMETAKTVANLDVQGIKIHLLHLLKGTPMVKQYEKGLLTFLSFDEYVQLVCDQLEILPPEMVVHRITGDGPIDLMIGPMWSVNKWEVLNAIDAELERRNSYQGKYYKKEAISR; this is encoded by the coding sequence ATGAACCCTTTTCCATATACAAACGACAACAAACGATACCATACGTGGAACTATCATTTACGGCAAACGTTCGGCCATAAAGTTTTTAAAGTGGCTCTCGATGGCGGCTTTGATTGCCCAAATCGCGACGGTACGGTCGCATACGGTGGCTGCACATTTTGCAGTGCAGCTGGCTCCGGCGACTTTGCCGGCAACCGCGCGGATGACTTAGTAACCCAATTTCATGACATTAAAGAAAAAATGCACGCCAAATGGAGAGATGGAAAATATTTAGCGTATTTCCAGGCATTCACGAACACCCACGCCCCTGTCGATGTGTTGCGGGAAAAATACGAAACGGTCTTACAATTAGACGACGTCGTCGGGTTGTCGATTGCCACACGTCCTGACTGCTTGCCGGACGATGTCGTTGACTATTTGGCGGAATTAAACGAGCGCACATATTTATGGGTCGAGCTTGGCTTGCAAACAGTTCACGAACGAACAGCGCTTCTCATTAACCGCGCGCATGATTTCGCCTGCTACGTCGAAGGGGTGCAAAAACTTCGCAAACACGGCATTCGCGTCTGCTCCCATATTATTAACGGCTTGCCGCTTGAGGACTATGACATGATGATGGAAACTGCCAAAACGGTCGCAAACTTAGACGTACAAGGCATTAAAATTCACTTACTGCATTTATTAAAAGGGACTCCGATGGTGAAGCAATACGAAAAAGGATTATTAACGTTTTTATCGTTTGATGAATACGTTCAACTCGTTTGTGACCAACTCGAAATTTTACCGCCGGAAATGGTCGTCCATCGCATTACTGGTGACGGTCCGATTGACTTAATGATCGGTCCAATGTGGAGCGTCAATAAATGGGAAGTATTAAATGCCATTGATGCGGAACTCGAACGGCGCAATAGCTACCAAGGAAAATATTATAAAAAAGAGGCGATTTCCAGATGA
- a CDS encoding class I SAM-dependent methyltransferase, translating into MKLARILPFARSLLDLAVQPGDVAVDATVGNGHDTLYLAERVGKTGRVFGFDIQAQAIENTIARLKEHQALEQVTLFQKSHDELRNAIPTDYHGRITGAIFNLGYLPGGNKQIVTKPDSTIRAVEQLLHIMAPEGIIVLVIYHGHPEGAVERDELLSYVEMLDQQRAHVLRYQFINQINHPPFIIAIEKRQ; encoded by the coding sequence ATGAAGCTTGCCCGCATTTTGCCGTTTGCCCGCTCGTTGCTTGACCTTGCTGTCCAACCTGGAGACGTGGCGGTCGATGCTACGGTCGGCAACGGACACGATACGCTTTATTTAGCCGAACGAGTCGGGAAAACAGGGCGCGTTTTTGGCTTCGATATTCAAGCACAAGCAATTGAAAATACAATCGCCCGTCTAAAAGAACATCAAGCGCTTGAACAAGTGACATTATTTCAAAAAAGCCATGATGAATTGCGCAACGCAATTCCGACCGACTATCATGGACGCATTACCGGCGCCATTTTTAACCTTGGCTACTTGCCGGGAGGAAATAAACAAATTGTCACCAAACCTGATTCAACGATCCGTGCAGTAGAACAATTACTTCACATCATGGCACCGGAAGGAATTATCGTACTCGTCATTTACCACGGACATCCAGAAGGAGCAGTCGAGCGCGATGAGTTGCTTTCCTATGTCGAAATGCTCGACCAGCAGCGCGCGCATGTGCTTCGCTACCAGTTTATCAACCAAATCAACCATCCACCATTTATTATTGCGATCGAAAAACGACAATAG